From one Streptomyces sp. Q6 genomic stretch:
- a CDS encoding iron ABC transporter permease — MPVRRRAVAIVAAVVALALAVLLSLAVGARAIAPSAVFDALLHGGHSDAAEVVRGLRLPRTLVGLMVGAALALAGTVLQGITRNPIADPGILGISQGASVGVVLAIAYVGIHTLTGYVWFAFAGAGIASVAVYAIASSGRGGATPVKLALGGAAINALLVSVTTAVLTTKASALDEFRFWQVGSLSGRDSELVGQIWPFLLVGVVLVYAVARGLDALALGEDVAKGLGQRVATVRIVGGLGATVLTGVGVAAAGPIAFIGLAVPHIARALVGSDHRWLLPMAALTGPVMLLVSDTVGRVIFPPSEVPAGVMTALIGVPFLVTLVRRKAVPA; from the coding sequence ATGCCCGTCAGACGCCGCGCCGTCGCGATCGTGGCGGCGGTCGTGGCCCTGGCCCTCGCGGTGCTGCTCAGCCTCGCGGTCGGCGCCCGCGCGATCGCCCCGTCCGCCGTGTTCGACGCCCTGCTGCACGGCGGGCACAGCGACGCCGCCGAGGTGGTGCGGGGGCTGCGGCTGCCGCGCACACTGGTCGGCCTGATGGTCGGGGCGGCGCTCGCGCTCGCGGGCACCGTGCTCCAGGGCATCACCCGCAACCCGATCGCCGACCCGGGCATCCTCGGCATCAGCCAGGGCGCCTCGGTGGGGGTCGTGCTCGCGATCGCGTACGTCGGCATCCACACGCTGACCGGGTACGTGTGGTTCGCGTTCGCGGGGGCGGGCATCGCGTCCGTCGCCGTGTACGCGATCGCGTCCAGCGGGAGAGGCGGCGCGACACCGGTGAAGCTGGCGCTCGGCGGCGCGGCGATCAACGCCCTCCTGGTCTCCGTGACGACGGCGGTCCTCACCACGAAGGCCTCCGCGCTCGACGAGTTCCGGTTCTGGCAGGTGGGTTCGCTGTCCGGCCGGGACTCCGAGCTGGTCGGCCAGATCTGGCCGTTCCTCCTCGTCGGCGTCGTCCTCGTGTACGCGGTCGCGCGCGGCCTGGACGCGCTCGCGCTCGGCGAGGACGTGGCCAAGGGCCTCGGGCAGCGGGTCGCGACGGTACGGATCGTCGGCGGGCTCGGCGCGACGGTCCTCACGGGTGTGGGGGTGGCCGCCGCCGGGCCGATCGCGTTCATCGGTCTGGCCGTGCCGCACATCGCCCGCGCCCTGGTCGGCTCCGACCACCGCTGGCTGCTGCCGATGGCGGCGCTCACCGGCCCGGTCATGCTCCTCGTGTCGGACACCGTGGGCCGGGTGATCTTCCCGCCGAGCGAGGTGCCCGCGGGCGTGATGACGGCACTGATCGGCGTCCCGTTCCTGGTGACCCTGGTGCGCAGGAAGGCGGTGCCCGCATGA
- a CDS encoding iron ABC transporter permease, whose product MSTLVRGVRPAGYTVLRAGRARFLLHRRATVVATVLAVLLAVGCLAYLCVGETFTSPVEVFKVVTGRPSPDELVVGTLREPRMVVGLLVGAAFGVAGALIQTVARNPLASPDIIGISQGASAVTVAAMPFGLTSTAALPYVSVAGGVVAAALVYLFAWRGGLHATRFVLIGIGFAIALRSVTTLFMTKGDYLVAQQAQIWMTGSLNGRGWPEARPLALVLLVLVPCVAWAARAQRTVSLDDDTATALGVRLGRVRLGLVALGVILASVATGAAGPVDFVALLAPQIARRLTRTAQIPLVCSALLGALIVVVGDLLARRLFSPTELPVGVLTAAVGAPYLIWLIVRSRTVRPSGGTA is encoded by the coding sequence ATGAGCACGCTCGTACGGGGAGTGCGTCCCGCGGGCTACACCGTGCTGCGCGCGGGCCGTGCCCGTTTCCTGCTGCACCGCAGGGCGACGGTGGTGGCGACGGTCCTGGCCGTGCTCCTCGCCGTCGGCTGTCTCGCGTACCTGTGCGTGGGCGAGACGTTCACCAGCCCGGTCGAGGTCTTCAAGGTCGTCACGGGCCGGCCGTCGCCGGACGAGCTCGTGGTCGGCACGCTGCGGGAGCCGCGCATGGTCGTCGGGCTCCTGGTGGGCGCGGCGTTCGGCGTCGCGGGCGCGCTGATCCAGACGGTCGCCCGCAACCCGCTGGCCAGCCCCGACATCATCGGCATCAGCCAGGGCGCGAGCGCGGTGACGGTCGCGGCGATGCCCTTCGGTCTGACCAGCACCGCCGCGCTGCCGTACGTGTCCGTCGCCGGGGGTGTCGTCGCGGCCGCGCTCGTGTACCTCTTCGCCTGGCGCGGCGGCCTGCACGCCACCCGGTTCGTGCTGATCGGCATCGGTTTCGCGATCGCGCTCCGCTCGGTGACGACGCTCTTCATGACGAAGGGCGACTATCTGGTCGCCCAGCAGGCGCAGATCTGGATGACGGGCTCGTTGAACGGGCGCGGCTGGCCCGAGGCGCGGCCCCTCGCCTTGGTGCTGCTCGTCCTCGTGCCGTGCGTGGCGTGGGCGGCCCGTGCGCAGCGCACGGTCTCCCTGGACGACGACACGGCGACGGCGCTCGGCGTCCGGCTCGGCCGGGTCCGGCTGGGGCTGGTGGCGCTCGGCGTGATCCTGGCGTCCGTGGCCACGGGCGCCGCGGGTCCGGTCGACTTCGTGGCGCTGCTCGCCCCGCAGATCGCCCGCCGGCTGACCCGTACCGCGCAGATCCCGCTGGTCTGTTCGGCGCTGCTGGGCGCGCTGATCGTGGTCGTCGGCGATCTGCTGGCCCGCCGTCTCTTCTCCCCCACGGAACTGCCGGTCGGCGTGCTCACCGCCGCGGTCGGCGCCCCGTACCTGATCTGGCTGATCGTTCGCAGCCGTACCGTCCGCCCTTCCGGAGGCACCGCATGA
- a CDS encoding ABC transporter ATP-binding protein, with protein sequence MSRLSARDLTLAYEDRTVVHDLDLAVPDGRVTVIVGPNACGKSTTLRALGRLMKPAGGSVLLDGRALAELPTKRIAQQIGLLPQSPVAPEAITVADLVSRGRQPHQHWWQQWSDADERAVTEAMERTDVAALADRNVDELSGGQRQRVWIAMALAQETEILLLDEPTTYLDISHQVEVLDLVRQLNHDKKRTVAVVLHDLNQAARYADHLVAMKAGRIVAEGAPDEIVTAGLVKEVFGLDCVVVPDPVTGSPLVVPGAPWQGTSTL encoded by the coding sequence ATGAGCCGGCTCTCGGCCCGCGATCTGACGCTCGCCTACGAGGACCGCACGGTCGTGCACGACCTGGACCTCGCCGTGCCCGACGGGCGGGTCACCGTGATCGTCGGGCCGAACGCGTGCGGGAAGTCCACGACGCTGCGGGCGCTCGGCCGTCTCATGAAGCCCGCGGGCGGTTCCGTCCTGCTCGACGGGCGGGCCCTCGCCGAGCTGCCCACGAAGAGGATCGCCCAGCAGATCGGGCTGCTCCCGCAGTCGCCGGTGGCGCCCGAGGCGATCACGGTCGCCGACCTCGTCTCGCGGGGCCGTCAGCCGCACCAGCACTGGTGGCAGCAGTGGTCCGACGCGGACGAGCGGGCGGTGACGGAGGCGATGGAGCGCACCGATGTCGCGGCTCTCGCGGACCGCAACGTCGACGAGCTGTCCGGCGGGCAGCGCCAGCGCGTCTGGATCGCGATGGCGCTCGCGCAGGAGACCGAGATCCTCCTGCTGGACGAGCCCACCACCTACCTGGACATCTCCCACCAGGTGGAAGTCCTGGATCTCGTACGGCAGTTGAACCACGACAAGAAGCGCACCGTCGCCGTCGTCCTGCACGACCTCAACCAGGCGGCCCGCTACGCCGACCACCTCGTCGCCATGAAGGCGGGCCGGATCGTCGCCGAGGGCGCCCCGGACGAGATCGTCACGGCCGGCCTCGTCAAGGAGGTCTTCGGTCTGGACTGCGTGGTGGTGCCCGACCCCGTGACGGGCTCCCCGCTGGTGGTTCCGGGAGCGCCGTGGCAAGGAACGTCCACCCTGTAG
- a CDS encoding iron-siderophore ABC transporter substrate-binding protein, producing the protein MHLRHRGTVIGTLTLTTALALSACSSSDSGAKDGGRSAGPNGTHTVKTARGDVKVKNAPKRVVVLDTAELDSAITLGVKPVGATRAGAEDAFLSYLPASATKGITEVGEITAPNLEKIAGLKPDLILSSEVRDGQRYKQLSAIAPTVLTETTGYPWKQNFLVHADALGRKPRAKKVIKKYEAHAAAVTKALGGRKKAAATEVNVVRFVEGADIRVYGKRNYIGTILADVGVGRPAITDKAKDGFSYDVSPEQIDAADADVIFTSTYGSPGKAKVTQTTTSGLWKNLRAVKDGKVFQVDDELWIQGIGYTAANGILAELQSDLTR; encoded by the coding sequence ATGCACCTCAGGCACCGCGGCACTGTCATCGGAACGCTCACCCTCACCACGGCCCTGGCCCTGTCCGCCTGTAGCTCGTCCGACTCCGGCGCGAAGGACGGCGGCCGGAGCGCCGGTCCGAACGGGACCCACACGGTGAAGACCGCCAGGGGCGACGTCAAGGTCAAGAACGCTCCGAAGCGCGTGGTCGTCCTGGACACCGCCGAGCTCGACTCGGCGATCACGCTCGGGGTGAAGCCGGTCGGCGCGACCCGCGCCGGTGCCGAGGACGCCTTCCTCTCCTACCTCCCGGCGTCCGCGACGAAGGGCATCACGGAGGTCGGCGAGATCACCGCCCCGAACCTGGAGAAGATCGCGGGTCTCAAGCCGGACCTGATCCTCAGCAGCGAGGTCCGCGACGGTCAGCGGTACAAGCAGCTCAGCGCCATCGCCCCGACCGTCCTCACGGAGACGACCGGCTACCCCTGGAAGCAGAACTTCCTGGTGCACGCCGACGCGCTCGGCAGGAAGCCGCGGGCGAAGAAGGTGATCAAGAAGTACGAGGCGCACGCGGCGGCCGTCACCAAGGCGCTCGGCGGCAGGAAGAAGGCGGCCGCGACGGAGGTCAACGTCGTCCGCTTCGTCGAGGGCGCCGACATCCGCGTCTACGGGAAGCGGAACTACATCGGCACGATCCTCGCCGACGTCGGCGTCGGGCGGCCCGCGATCACCGACAAGGCCAAGGACGGGTTCTCGTACGACGTGAGTCCGGAGCAGATCGACGCGGCGGACGCGGACGTCATCTTCACGTCGACCTACGGCAGTCCGGGCAAGGCGAAGGTCACGCAGACCACGACGAGCGGCCTGTGGAAGAACCTCAGGGCGGTCAAGGACGGCAAGGTCTTCCAGGTCGACGACGAGCTGTGGATCCAGGGCATCGGCTACACGGCGGCGAACGGGATCCTGGCGGAGCTCCAGTCGGACCTGACGCGCTGA